Sequence from the Syngnathus acus chromosome 13, fSynAcu1.2, whole genome shotgun sequence genome:
AACCCGAGGTGGTGTTTTCGGGCTACGAAGGCGCGCAGACCGACGTCTCGCACGCGCTGCTCAACAGCCTCAACAATCTGTGCGAGAAGCAACTGCTGTGGATCGTCAAGTGGTCCAAGTCTTTGCCAGGTAACCTTTCTGCAGACGCCAAATCACAGATTTGCTCCAAGTCTCAGCCTGATgcgctgaaaaaaaaagatgaaaagcagGATTGggcaattgaaaataaaatatgtggaCAATTTTGGCGATGGCAGAAAATATAGTCgaagaaaaatgatgattCCGATGCtaccatttgaaaatgtgatttcTTTTGCTAAGGCTTTCGTAATCTTCACATCACCGACCAGATGACGCTCATCCAGTACTCGTGGATGAACCTGATGGTGTTTTCTCTCGGCTGGCGCTCCTTTCAAAACGTCACTAGGGAATATATATACTTTGCGCCTGACCTCGTTTTAAGTCTGTGAGTACGAGtatgaattttgttttaaacccATGTACAGTCTTTGAGTCGCCATTTCCGATCATGTAAATTTTCATTTGAGTTTACAATAGATTTgaggttttattattatttttttaatcacaacaaattacGGCTTTTGCAAagattgtgcttttttttctctaaaataTTTTCCTATTGGAACACAACTTTCAAAAGTTTGACTGACATATTTCCTTTCTCCAAAATGTAATCGTCTGCTTGCCATTACGTTGGCCAATTTGCACATGCGAGAAAAGCAAATCATTTGAAGTAATGGCCATTCAAAGAGCGCcttaatttgttttggttttttactGCGCCTCAGGGAACAAATGAGGAGATCTCCCATTTACGACCTGTGCCTGGCCATCCAGTTCATCCCGCAGGAGTTTGCCAACCTTCAAGTGACCCGCGAGGAGTTCCTCTGCATGAAGGCCATCATCTTGCTCAACAcgggtaataaaaaaaaaaaaaaaaaaaaaaaaaaaaaaaggtttgggaAACAATCTTCATGATTGAGTGCCAAATGTCCTTGTTCCCTCAGTGCCTCTGGAGGGTCTGAAAAGCCAGGGGGCCTTTGAGGAGATGCGTCAGAATTACATCCGCGAGCTGACCAAGGCCATCCACGGGAAGGAGAAGGGCGTGATGGCCAGTTCTCAGCGTTTCTACCACCTCACCAAGCTCATGGACGCCATGCACGAAGTACGCCCGCCAAAAACCGCCGGTGTGGCGCCACAAAAAAACTCTAACCTTCTGTCTCCTGCCCTCTTGACAGATAGTGAAGAAGGTCAACCTGTTCTGCCTGAGCACGTTCATCCAGGCCGACGCCATGAAGGTGGAGTTTCCCGAGATGATGACCGAGGTGATCGCCTCGCAGCTGCCCAAGGTCCTGGCGGGCATGGTGAGGCCGCTGCTATTCCACCCCAAGTGACCACGTGTTTACTGGACTCCTTTTTCGCTTCTTCTTCAAGTGCATTTTTTGTCAAAGCTGCCTTGAGCGCCCCCTTCTGCCTTTTTACGCTTTACTGTGCGGGATCAATCAAAACAACcaatcaataaaacaacagTCAAAAAGATCATCCGACCGACGTAGCTTTTAGAACTATTTTCCGAGGCGGATGAACATGCAGGCGGCATAGTTGCTCTTTAGAAACGGAGCAacgtcatttaaaatgtttgaatcTGAAATAGTGGTGTCAAACACGAGGGCTGGGGGCCAGGTCTGTTCCGCTTTGTCGTTGTAAGTGGCCCATGAAATACAGCTAGCGATAACACAATAGCcaaaatgggggaaaaaaaacttgtagCTCAGCCTTCATAAatcattgtgtttatttataaaaGGTGTAAATGCAGCGTGCAGACAGCAGTTGCTTGCAGAGGAAACAACCTCCCCACGTGTGGAAATGTTACACAATGCGAGACATGGTTCAAATTTCCGCAACACACCCTTGCAACTCTTCACTTTTAGGGAGTTTTCTCATCATTCTTCTCACGTCACTCATAAGCAGCCAAGGCCACCTGACATTCCTGAAATATAGTTTCGGTCCCTCCCCTCCTACAGTACAGTCACGTTTCAGTTGGATAACCgaaggggatttttttttttttaaagcccttGAAATGTTAAGATTAcaacaataatattaatagtaataaaaaaaaaagaaaatgctggtACACCCGTGTACCACAAACACGTATGCTGAAGTCATCCTGCCCAGCAATTTgataacacaaaaacaattacagcagtggttctcaaactggggTCCATGAGTCGTAGGGTGGGGGTCCGCAAATCAATTTGCAATAAAGGATTATGTGGTATCATGAATATACAGTTTGCTTATGTAGAGCTGTGGGTATCAAAGTGCaagcgccctcttgtggtacGCAAAGGAATCACTGAATTAAATGGCCAGGCTACAAAATGTTCCTGTGGCTACATTTGTTTAAGTATATGGGTGGTTCTCAAAAAGTATGGTCCAGGAGTGTAACATCAGAGCCCAAAAATAAACTTCTTCAAAATAAGGTCAAACTGTCCTTCAGTCTGTCCTGAATATGTTTGACCAGGACACATTCTAAGAGTCACCCCGAAATAATTTCATTAAGTCCTTTAAGCCAGTTTGTTTATTGGTAGAAtttatatacgtatgtgtATTTCAATTGAATCATAATGTAAAGTTTTCATTTGACTATATTTAAGTGCAGTGGTTAATTCGTAACATgcgtgctgttttttttttttttggcgttTCCTCTGAACCCCAAAAGTTCGAGAACCCATGCTTTACAGGGTATGATCATTTCTATGATTTACAAACACAGTGACAGCAAAAAGTGTACGGCCAGTGTAATGACCGCAGTAATGTAAggtgcattattattattattaggtaAAGGTGGTGTAAGAATTTTCTGCCCCAACATGAAATTAGCCAAGCAGAGCTACAAATGAGCCTCAGGAATTCAAGCTATAAAATGTCTTTCAACATGGGAACTGACCAACAGATATTTTCCCATTGTTATCAAATTTTAATTATGTACACGAGACAGATGGGCGACGGGAAATTTCGCAACTGTGTGCGAGTGGATCATGACGGGAAACCTTGCCGACTTGCGAGGGCCCGCTTCTTttggtgatgtttttttttacataaaaaataattacaaattgCTGAAGGTAATATTTCAGGCCAATAAAACTAGTCAAGTGGTTCTCAAGTGTCATTGGAGGTCGTAAAAACATGTTGCGAAAAGATGTcttattaaaaacacatttgaagaagtttgttttgcaaatcaaaaaagaaaaagaggtaTATTTGTCATGTGGGAGCCCTCGTTCAAGCAGATAGAAAACACGCATTCACCAGTAGTGGGTTTTTCCATGGATACCatggagacaaaaaaacaaaaaaaaattaaagataGATGACGTAGTTTTCTGGTATCAAACCCGTTTTTCCCTGGTAGGTTGCTTGCAGCCATCCCGGTTCGACGGACGGGTACACTGTCGCagagggaaaagaaaacagatgaAGAAGTGACAATGTGGGTCAGCGTGCTTTTACAAAAGCAGGATCAACTTAcataccacacacacaaaacaaatccatGGTGCTTTACAAAGACAAATAACAATTGAAAGCAGGATTAAATGAAATAGATAATTATGATGAATGATTATAATGAAAGATAATTAATATGAATTATTTGTTGCACACATCGAGGACATAACGGTTGGAAAATATACAATTGCTAACTATGCTAGCAGCGAGGGCTCTACTTTTGTGACGAGCATAAGGGACTGCCCAAATGTTTATAGTAAtttgaaacattaaaaaaattctgCAATTGAATTTCCTATGGAAATCTACCGAAACCTTCCAAAAATTTACCGGAACTTTTTCACCACTTTCCGTTTTTTTTAGTACCAGTAAAACATGGAAGGTAGATTGTGGAGCTCATTCAGAGCAACTCTAAAAATGATGAAGCACTGTAGGTTCGTTAATGCGGAGCCATAAAAAGCCTTCTGTTAAATGGCGAGttgcttttgtgtctttttttttctccgcgTCTCTGGCTGCAGGCTCTGCTGAACCGGAGAGGCGCGGGGGGGTTAACAGGCCCGGGTGCCTTCCATCACTAGGTTACTGTGACCTGCCTCCCCGCTGCTCGCGAGCCAAGCGGGCTCGTCACGGAAAggcaataaaaacagaaaaaaaaggcgcTGTTTGTATTTTAGCGGCGCTCACACTGAAAGCTGGGATGAAGCCAAACGGCTTCAAATGAGCCGCCGCAAAGCAGATAAGCAATCATTATTTACAGTACTTTTTTCAGGTAGCTGTACTTGAGTACTCATTTTTCTTGTGACTTTGACTCCCTACTTTTGAAATTGGATATCTTAGAACTCCCCTAGCTCATTCCTTTTTTCAACCTCCATGGCAACACAAAAATTCtctaatctaaaaaaaacaaccacacctttttgttttaaagttgCTATTGATTTTAAATTGGTAGCACTCACCATTGGAGAAGTGCGCCCCCTGGGGGAAGCTGAGCTCATGGCTGTGTTCAGCTTCGCACGAGTACACAGCTTGGGCGTCCCTGTTGGAAGCACACAAGTTATGCAAAGCATTTATACCATATTCAGGCTGTTCGCTTTAGCACCCCACGACTTGGACGTCTTTGAGAGTGTCGGGTACCTCCCGAGCTGCGGGGCGGCGGCGTGTTCAAAAAGCAGCGCTCTGGCAGCCACCCTGTGAGAGAAGCAAGAAGAGCAATAGCTGCATGTTTACACTTTCCAaactcaacacacaaacaaacaaaaataccaCCAAAAGTACAGAACTGATAGcaaatactaaaaaaataattggcttcctttttcttttttccataaCTCGAATTTTCCACAACAAccttatttatattatttttcaacGTAACActttaaatgaaaacacacacactggctttACAACGGCAGCATTCTTGATTGTTTTGGACCCTTAGTGAAAGTCAGAACGACACAATACGGGACGTTTCCTTCTTTCCttggaatatttgtttttttttaagtgaggAGACGTCATTACAAGGGCGCACTTGACTCCCGTGAGCCACCGTGACCTGGGAGTCAAGGTaacgcagagctgtgagggtgACAAGATGAGTCAAGAGGCCATGTGAGTGCTTTCACACATACAGTAGATGcgtacacaaaaacaaacaaacaaattattttaatgctAGTTAATTTCTGACTGGCAGATATTGTTGCTTAGATTAAGTAATATTCCtgattgtacatttttttaaaccactttttgtgcacacaaatgaggaggaggagcgcaTTCTGCTGCTGGGTCACGTTAACCCCGAGAATTAAGAGCAGCTCTCCCACCACAGAGGAGATGACATAAATCGTCTCGGCGCTCGCACACGGGCCAAGAAGGTGCCCAGGCGGCGCGACGGTGGCAAAAATGCGTCTGACCTGATTGCCCTTATTGATGTGCGGCACACGCTAAATCAGTAATACAATGTGAGCGAGAACGGAGAGAAACACACCAACACTTACTGGACGTGTTTATTAGGGCACTCATTAAGCCCCGCAAAATCTGTTTACCATCAGGCCAAATTTCCTTAAATGTCCTTCTTGCATTGTTTTGACGAGCATAAAATTCCAATCTCCTGAAGTCGATTGTGCTGCGCTCTAAAATCTGACAGCAGGTCGTACTTGCCAAATAGTGAGCCAAGACTTTATTGCAAGGGTTATAAGTCATCCAACAGGGTTTGTTATGAACGACTATTGAAATATGGCGGGACTCAATGTGGCAGGCGTACTTACACCGAGCCTGGTCTTTGGTATCCGTTGCTGGCTGAGGCTGTGGTGCCCCGCCGCCGGATCACGAGCTTGGGCGGGATGTCCGGGGGGTCCGCCGATGGCTTCAAGTGATCGATGAGATCCAGCGTGGAGAGATTTTGGGCGGATTTGGAGTAGCTCCTTTGACCTTGAGGGAAAACAAAGAGTGAAAAGGAACTCTGGACCAAAGCATGTTTCGCCACAATTGCCTGCAACGCAGGTAAGAACAATATCCACAGAATAATGGCCGGGCGGTTCTGGATCACCTTCAGACACACGTAGAGACTTGAGAGAGGTTGCAGCTGTGAGATCGGGTGGTCCGGGTCCAGGGTGTCGTTGATGGGGGGCCTTTCTGGGGGCAACACCGGTGACGGACGGTACGCTGAGGGCGTCCTCCGACTCCACGTCCGTCGGGCCGGCCTCCTCCCTGGAACTAGACTCGGTGCTCCGGGGCCCGCTGGAGCGCAAGGACGCGGCGTCAGGGAGGATTGCACTCGTAGTTTTGATGCAGGACAAAGTCTCAGTCTTGGGGGGGCCGTTGTGCTCCGACGAGTGCGAGGACAGAGACTCGGTGCTGCCCGTGGGGGTGCTGCCTGGACTGCTGCTGCAGGCGTCGCCTATGCAGGGACCAGAGGGGAGGCACAACAGGCCCACGTTAAAATCCAGCCTTGATTTATAGTCTAAAAGGGAGCATACAATCGGAATAGAAGCGGTCGAAGAACAGATCCCTGTGGGATGCCACAAAGCACAAACAGTTGCAGCAACGCAAGTCGTATTGTGTCTTGGTACTCACTTTCTGCGTCAGCCAGGCACAGGGTAGGAGTGTAGAGGCTGCGAGGCTTCCGGGGGCCGCTTGACATACAAATAGCTCTGCTTCGGCGGGAACCGGGCCGGCTCGGAGGCTCCGGAAGTGGCACGTTGGGATCCGGAGGCTGAAGGAAGATCTGGTAATTGCAGAGAATAATCATTTGAATGCATCTTTTTGTTCTTGAGGAATTTGACTGTGTCACACCTTGTTAAAATTCTCAATCAGAATTTCCATCACAATATTTTGGAACTTGATGTTCATCATGGCGGCCACGGTTTCCTCTTGCGAGCGCATCAGCGTGGGCCCGAAGATGACGCCCAGATTGGATACGGTCATCATGTTGGACTGACTCTGCGTGGACACGCTGCAGGGAGGAGGGAACACAACAAGTATGACAATGGCACACCTGATAATCAATTGACTATATTTACTACGAGACAAGAGCGGACTCATACGTGACGAGATGTTTGATGAGCATCTCCAGCATCTCCTTGTTTCTATCAGGGAGCTTATGGACCAAAGAATGGACAGCGCACACTCTGTAGTTCTGGTCGTCCGATTCTGAGATGTTGAAAAAGTTGCAAATTATAAATGGTTCATATCGCAAACAGCAAGAGCGGCAGGTTTACTGGACTTGATTTTTTAATCCTGAAATGAACTGAGAATTGGGCTCATTTTGGCACAACGTTTATTTTCATGAACTTACTGGCAGCCATGATGAATTCTTTATGCAGCTTGAAGGTCATTAGCGGCTCCGACAGACACCTGGAgacaaggaaataaataaaataataataataataataaataaataaatgctaacCTGAGGTAATTCTTCAGGCCGCTGGTGATGGTCTTGTTGTCCCACGTCTCGGGATCCAGGTCCATGTCCACGGGCGCCTTGGATGCTTGGAGTTGACATGATTTTTGGAAAGTTTTCGACATTGAGGCAGACATGCAAATCGCCACCCTGCTGCCGCCAAAATAGTGCGTGAAGACAAAATGGCCTCCCAATCCTTACTTACAAAAAACCGTCGCCATCAGCCTCTGCACTTTGGAGTTGACGCCTCCGATCCTGTACAGCCCCATGGTGTTGATGCCTGTGTGAAGAGCGACACCGTCAAGACATCTTCTGGATGATGTGTCGTGGCTTTGAACATGCCTCACCTCTGCTCTCCACCAGCTCGATGCATTTCCTCACAAAGTTAAAGCCGGCCTCGTTAAGGAACGCTGGATGACGACATTAAGAGCGGTGAAGGGACGTCATTTGCATCAGTCGTCAATTCAGATCACAATAAATATCTCAGAAAGTAACTTACTATTTTGGTGGGTGTGGCCATTTCATTAGGTACATTCTTGtaatatttcattaaaaaaaactagatCAATAATTCCGAGACAATAATGCTCAGTTTTGACTCAAGTGTGCCTTATACACTATCTTGGTTaccttattattataattattggTTAAACAATAAATCTGCTCAtctcacaaataaaacacaaacttaCTCTCCTCCTTCTTGCTCAGGATGGCAGGCAGGTTGTAAATCTAgaccaatggaaaaaaaaagaatcaaggcaataaattaatttgagCTTGGTTGTAATTTCTAGCTAGAACCACACGAGGGCGCTATTAGCACAAGTTCAGTGCAGCATCTGGACTCCTTACCGGCTCCTTGCCGTCCATGGCCTCCAACCACAGCCTCCTGTTGGACTCGGACAGCGCCTGCAGTGTCATGTGACCGTGCCTgggtggaggggggaaaaaaatgctggcTTCAGAATAATGTCATGGCCTTTGTTTGAAGTTGCTGTGGTCGATTGCCGGTGCTTCACACTCCACGCTTGATTGATGAAAAGCTGCACAGTGCCAGCCAGATTCACCACAACGCTCCCAGCATGCATCTGCTTTTTATCACCTCACCTTTTTATCACACAAAAAGCGCTGGAATAAATTGATTGATTACGGGGCGTCGCTCAATTCAAGAATTCTTATTACAATGAAGCCCACCTGCATTTTTTGAAGAAGTCTATTTTAGAGAATctggatttattttctctgTAGTTTTCTCAAAAATACAACCGTATTCTTGCAAGATGATGACTTTttcttagaaaaaaaaaatacaaccttATTCTCCGGCACCATTACGACTTTTTCCTTTCGACAAAATACAGCTTTCTCCGGTaccattaaataataattttttttttttatataggctgacctttttccccttcaaataaatgtgactTTATTCCTCCCTGCAGacttcaaaaatgtttcccCCTTCAACTGGTTTCCTGTAGTATATAGTTTCAATTTTTAGTGTGACCTGATCATTCAAAGTAGAAATTGGAAAGTTTGATTCTCATGAGGAGAATAATCAGAGGCAGCAGAGGCACAATTTGACCCAGCgagccagcaaaaaaaaaaagtagcattAAAGAAGGCGTGAATCACACGGAagcagcgcacacacacacacacgcgcgcctGCGTGCACAAGCGACGAGGATCCCTTCACGTACCGGACTTTATAGAACAACCAAAGCGGCCTGAAAAGAGTTCCGCGGCAGACGCCGTTTCTACGTGGACATGGAGACAGAAAAAGTAGAAATAAAAAGGACTGGGAATGGGTTCAAATGTCAAGATTACAGTAATTCCCCCTGTAGATATTTGCCATTCACAAATTTGCTGAAAAACTCAACTATTCGCAGTTTTTACCAACCTAAATAGCAGTAAggaagtcattttattttcatgtacaCGTACTGTAAAATGACGGATGTAAAACTGTTTTGGATTATACTCAATTTCCAGCTCAAGATTATTGCGGGGGGGGTACTGGATATGCAACAAAGAGGAGTTCGTGCCAGACTCAAAAGGAGATGAAAACATGGAAGCCTTCCAGGATGTTAATGGAAGCCGAACACCGTCGGTGGGTTGGCATGGAGGGTCGCCGCCGGGACACGTTGGGGTTAATGGAGTTTGATGGAACGCAAAACATCTCACATGCAATTCGATCGAGCATTTTCCTCACAAAATGGTTGTACTTTTTTAACGAATAAGTTACCTACCTTTCCACCACCTCAATGTCGAAGCAGAAGCGCTTGTCGATGGAGTCCGTTTTCCTCCGGATGCACGACTTGAGCTTGAACATCTCGGACTGGTTGAGGACCAGACCGTTCTAAAAGATAAATGCTAGAAAACTCACCCAAACGattcaattttaaaatgtacaatgctagcaatatttaaaattaaaacaaatcccATGATAGAGAAGAAGAATCTGAACAAACCGAAAAAACAATTCAGGTAATCCAGTAAACTCACCAAAGATCAAACCCAAGGCCAAACCAACGACTAAACCACATTAGGCTAGGCTAACAAACCTTACACTAGATAAGATGGAACTAACCGGATTAACAAATTCGTCTAAAATGAAAACTAagacaacaacagcaacaagtaGGACAAATAAGCCAACTAAGATGAAAATAATCAGTAAGACTCTAAGGAGAACAAAACTATGACTGAAATGTAAAACTAAGCTAGCAATCTTAGAATTAGCAAGCCAGCTAAATTAGCTAAACTAAgaccaaacaaacaagactATGCTAGCTAAAATGGTGAGGGTAAACGAGCTACCTGTTTATTGGCCAATTTAGTGTCGCTATTGCTCATGTTGAAACTTTTGCCGCCCTTCTCATACGTGCAGTAGTGCCTTGTCCAAGCGGAACCCAGAGGACCTACAACGCAACCACAAAAACGACATGATCATTGGAAATTCTCATTGGcgtgttttttgttgacattgtACGTTTCCGCAACAACCTTTACTCACGTTTCTCCTGCACATACAAGAAGCCCTCCATGCTCCAGCGGCCCGGAGCTTTGTAGTCCTGCTCGGCAGACCTGATCCTCCTCATCAACttctccacttcctgtttggtgCTCACAAAGTTGTTGCGCGTCTGCGTGGTGAGAGAGGAACACGTTTGCTGCTAGCTTGCGCTCGCTCGGTAGCCGACAAAAGTTCATCTGTCCGATTTGCGGCTTCCCTGCGGCTGCTGTCAAGCGCAGCTTGCTCGTCTTTGACTCTTaacctttttctttccattttatttttttttaattaagggCAGGATTAAAGTGGATGTTatggaaaaatgactttttttaaattgctcaGGGCAGATTACgacagttaaaataaaaaatccccccaaaaagtcagaatgcagtgaaaagaaatcttttttttttttttttttttaaattggtctatataaatatataagaAAATAGGACCTATAAAATGCAGCGCGTGTCTCCTTTggaagcagcaacagcagcagcagagaaGCCTGCCGAGCACACggggcgggggtggggggagatCCGGGTCAGCACTTACGTTCTGGAGGTTGAACTGGAGCTGCTGCTTGTACGGCTCAAATTCGTGCGCCAGCTCGTATCCCTCGTGGTAGAACGTAAACAAGCCCTGCAGGAAGGCCAGCAGCTGTGGACGAGCCagcggcacacacacacacgcacacacacacggaaagcgcatccaaaacacaaacaagttgAAGTGCACGGAAAAGTTGCAGATGAAGTTCACGTCGGTGTGAGACGAGTGCTCGCAACTGCTCCATGCTTGAGTAGCGTTATGTTATGTCAATGACGGAATCAtgttcacactcacacatacatTTGTTATTGTAACAATGATTAAgccattgcttttgtttgtcaaaaaaatatatgggaTGAggaccttaaaaaaaaattaaaaaaataaaaaagaaatcaacacACCAACATGGATTTGATTTTCGGTCTGAGCTTGGCTCTATCAAAGACTCATCTGCGGAGAGATTCATCACGGGGCCGCAAGGTTGCGAGTCCCATCGCGGTGACCCCCGGGGCTAAGAAATTTACATTTcaggtgggggagggggggagtaaTGGGGTGTCTTGCTTTGCAGTGGAAAGAAATACTTGACTCTCAAGTCACGTCTCCCATGCGTACGAGGGCGAGAGATTCATATTAGCTGTCAGCTTCTCCGATGGAGATATTGGGAATGACCGCACAGGTTGTTCTGGCAGGTCacaatattaggaacacctaTCTAATAAGATCTGAACTggatccaaaaaaaaagaaaaatctcagGCATactctaaaaatgaaaataatttaaacttaCTGGCTCCACAAACTCAAActtcttcttttcttgcaCTTCCTGTATTTTGAAGACGTACTCGAGGGACGCGTCGTAGAACAGTTGCCTCTCTTTGTCAATCTGTGTGTCGGCCTGCCAAccagcaaaataaaagaaccGGGTCGGCGTCCAGTCAGAGAAAGGTGAGCCTGAGATTTAGTCCTCTCCAGATGACAGACAACGctttatgatttaaaaaaaaaaaaaaaagtttgggttTTACCTCTTCAAGATaagcttctttctttttggatGACAGGCTGAGGTGTTTTTCAAGCGTGGCGTAATATTTCTCCGTCTCCTTATCGAATTTCTTCTTCCCGTCCTCAAATAAAAAGGAATAGATAAATCAAAGGAGAGCTTAGAAACGGAACGTTTGAGGTCCTGGGAAATGTTTGATGTCGCTGCCACTAGGTGGAAGTCAAACCACATTTGGACTTCACGCGTTGGCTCGGCAGAATTCAGAGACAGAAAAGcagcacgttttttttttaatggtggtGGAATCAGCAGcggttttgttttacaaacaaacacacacacacacacacacacacgcaaatgtTGTTGACTTTTTAGTGAACTTTGTGGtccactataaaaaaaaaaagagtgaatgATTCTGTTATTTTACAGTAAACCCTCAGCAGCAGCATAAATTTAGTAGCAGCTCCGCTTGGGGGTAGaaatatagagagagagagagagagagagagagagagagagagaggacgGATGACGTTTGTATATTTTCCAAGATGGTCCCCGAGGTCTGAGAAAAGGTTCCCGGGAGAGGAACAGGAAATGGGCTTTTCATACCAGACGGCCATCTCGCAAGCATGTAAGAACACAAAGCTCAACTTTTAACACCCTCGCCAAATATGATCCAAATCAGAGGCTTCTCCTCTACCAAGGCATTTTTGTG
This genomic interval carries:
- the LOC119132218 gene encoding rho GTPase-activating protein 42 isoform X4, coding for MGLPTLEFSDSFLDGPDFRERLKCHEIELERTNKFIKELIKDGNMLIGALRNLSVAVQKFSQSLQEFQFECLGDAETDDEVNIAQSFKEFSKLLNTVEEERRRLIQNADDVLITPLEKFRKEQIGAAKDGKKKFDKETEKYYATLEKHLSLSSKKKEAYLEEADTQIDKERQLFYDASLEYVFKIQEVQEKKKFEFVEPLLAFLQGLFTFYHEGYELAHEFEPYKQQLQFNLQNTRNNFVSTKQEVEKLMRRIRSAEQDYKAPGRWSMEGFLYVQEKRPLGSAWTRHYCTYEKGGKSFNMSNSDTKLANKQNGLVLNQSEMFKLKSCIRRKTDSIDKRFCFDIEVVERHGHMTLQALSESNRRLWLEAMDGKEPIYNLPAILSKKEETFLNEAGFNFVRKCIELVESRGINTMGLYRIGGVNSKVQRLMATVFSSKAPVDMDLDPETWDNKTITSGLKNYLRCLSEPLMTFKLHKEFIMAAKSDDQNYRVCAVHSLVHKLPDRNKEMLEMLIKHLVTVSTQSQSNMMTVSNLGVIFGPTLMRSQEETVAAMMNIKFQNIVMEILIENFNKIFLQPPDPNVPLPEPPSRPGSRRSRAICMSSGPRKPRSLYTPTLCLADAESDACSSSPGSTPTGSTESLSSHSSEHNGPPKTETLSCIKTTSAILPDAASLRSSGPRSTESSSREEAGPTDVESEDALSVPSVTGVAPRKAPHQRHPGPGPPDLTAATSLKSLRVSEGQRSYSKSAQNLSTLDLIDHLKPSADPPDIPPKLVIRRRGTTASASNGYQRPGSVVAARALLFEHAAAPQLGRDAQAVYSCEAEHSHELSFPQGAHFSNVYPSVEPGWLQATYQGKTGLIPENYVIYL
- the LOC119132218 gene encoding rho GTPase-activating protein 42 isoform X2 — translated: MGLPTLEFSDSFLDGPDFRERLKCHEIELERTNKFIKELIKDGNMLIGALRNLSVAVQKFSQSLQEFQFECLGDAETDDEVNIAQSFKEFSKLLNTVEEERRRLIQNADDVLITPLEKFRKEQIGAAKDGKKKFDKETEKYYATLEKHLSLSSKKKEAYLEEADTQIDKERQLFYDASLEYVFKIQEVQEKKKFEFVEPLLAFLQGLFTFYHEGYELAHEFEPYKQQLQFNLQNTRNNFVSTKQEVEKLMRRIRSAEQDYKAPGRWSMEGFLYVQEKRPLGSAWTRHYCTYEKGGKSFNMSNSDTKLANKQNGLVLNQSEMFKLKSCIRRKTDSIDKRFCFDIEVVERNGVCRGTLFRPLWLFYKVRHGHMTLQALSESNRRLWLEAMDGKEPIYNLPAILSKKEETFLNEAGFNFVRKCIELVESRGINTMGLYRIGGVNSKVQRLMATVFSSKAPVDMDLDPETWDNKTITSGLKNYLRCLSEPLMTFKLHKEFIMAAKSDDQNYRVCAVHSLVHKLPDRNKEMLEMLIKHLVTVSTQSQSNMMTVSNLGVIFGPTLMRSQEETVAAMMNIKFQNIVMEILIENFNKIFLQPPDPNVPLPEPPSRPGSRRSRAICMSSGPRKPRSLYTPTLCLADAESDACSSSPGSTPTGSTESLSSHSSEHNGPPKTETLSCIKTTSAILPDAASLRSSGPRSTESSSREEAGPTDVESEDALSVPSVTGVAPRKAPHQRHPGPGPPDLTAATSLKSLRVSEGQRSYSKSAQNLSTLDLIDHLKPSADPPDIPPKLVIRRRGTTASASNGYQRPGSVVAARALLFEHAAAPQLGRDAQAVYSCEAEHSHELSFPQGAHFSNVYPSVEPGWLQATYQGKTGLIPENYVIYL
- the LOC119132218 gene encoding rho GTPase-activating protein 42 isoform X3 is translated as MGLPTLEFSDSFLDGPDFRERLKCHEIELERTNKFIKELIKDGNMLIGALRNLSVAVQKFSQSLQEFQFECLGDAETDDEVNIAQSFKEFSKLLNTVEEERRRLIQNADDVLITPLEKFRKEQIGAAKDGKKKFDKETEKYYATLEKHLSLSSKKKEAYLEEADTQIDKERQLFYDASLEYVFKIQEVQEKKKFEFVEPLLAFLQGLFTFYHEGYELAHEFEPYKQQLQFNLQNTRNNFVSTKQEVEKLMRRIRSAEQDYKAPGRWSMEGFLYVQEKRPLGSAWTRHYCTYEKGGKSFNMSNSDTKLANKQNGLVLNQSEMFKLKSCIRRKTDSIDKRFCFDIEVVERHGHMTLQALSESNRRLWLEAMDGKEPIYNLPAILSKKEETFLNEAGFNFVRKCIELVESRGINTMGLYRIGGVNSKVQRLMATVFSSKAPVDMDLDPETWDNKTITSGLKNYLRCLSEPLMTFKLHKEFIMAAKSDDQNYRVCAVHSLVHKLPDRNKEMLEMLIKHLVTVSTQSQSNMMTVSNLGVIFGPTLMRSQEETVAAMMNIKFQNIVMEILIENFNKIFLQPPDPNVPLPEPPSRPGSRRSRAICMSSGPRKPRSLYTPTLCLADAESPCIGDACSSSPGSTPTGSTESLSSHSSEHNGPPKTETLSCIKTTSAILPDAASLRSSGPRSTESSSREEAGPTDVESEDALSVPSVTGVAPRKAPHQRHPGPGPPDLTAATSLKSLRVSEGQRSYSKSAQNLSTLDLIDHLKPSADPPDIPPKLVIRRRGTTASASNGYQRPGSVVAARALLFEHAAAPQLGRDAQAVYSCEAEHSHELSFPQGAHFSNVYPSVEPGWLQATYQGKTGLIPENYVIYL